From Pseudoalteromonas sp. DL-6, one genomic window encodes:
- a CDS encoding copper chaperone PCu(A)C — protein MIKQCILSASALLMGVFSSSLLAHEGHEHDSVVAQLQVTHAQVREFLPATKASVGYFSIENHSNVPATLIRATIDGLGRVEIHEHVHADGMMKMQKVESLLIKAHQQLDFKPGSYHLMVFEPQEPLKVGQERKLTLYFEDGNRVFTNAKVVSLASQSEPVKASKDHSHH, from the coding sequence ATGATTAAACAATGTATTTTAAGTGCAAGTGCATTATTGATGGGTGTTTTTTCGTCTTCGTTATTGGCGCACGAAGGACATGAACACGATAGTGTTGTTGCGCAATTACAAGTAACGCATGCGCAAGTAAGAGAGTTCTTACCTGCCACTAAAGCCAGCGTGGGTTATTTTAGTATTGAAAATCACAGTAATGTACCGGCAACACTCATAAGAGCGACCATAGATGGTTTAGGTCGTGTTGAGATTCATGAGCACGTCCACGCTGATGGTATGATGAAAATGCAAAAAGTAGAATCATTGCTTATTAAAGCCCATCAGCAACTCGATTTTAAGCCGGGAAGTTATCATTTAATGGTGTTTGAACCACAAGAGCCGTTAAAAGTAGGTCAAGAACGCAAACTCACGCTATATTTTGAAGATGGGAATCGAGTGTTCACTAATGCAAAAGTAGTTTCGTTAGCATCGCAATCTGAGCCGGTAAAAGCATCGAAAGATCATAGTCATCATTAG